One window of the Natronomonas marina genome contains the following:
- the katG gene encoding catalase/peroxidase HPI, with product MPWSNQEWWPNLLRLDVLDDNAADLGPYGEDFDYAEEFEKLDLEEVKADIEEVMTTPQEWWPADYGHYGPLFIRMAWHSAGTYRTLDGRAGASGGLQRLPPESSWPDNVNLDKARRLLQPVKQKHGRRLSWADLIVLAGNVALESMGFETFGFAGGRDDAFKSNEATEWGPETEFETTSPERFHDEEVGDLKDPLANTVMGLIYVNPEGPYGEPDLEGSAKNIRNEFERMAMDDEETVALIAGGHTFGKVHGADDETEVGPEPEAAPIEEQGLGWQHDFEKAGMITSGIEGPWNDTPIQWDMGYVDNLLDYEWEPHKGPGGAWQWQPASEEEREAIEKAPPAQAFGGSEQPMMLTTDVALKHDEDYLEVLEHFQENPGAFQEAFARAWYKLLHRDMGPPERYLGPEVPDEEMLWQDPLPDADYEPIGEAEVAELKTEVLDSELTVSQLAKTAWASASTYRDSDKRGGANGARIRLEPQRSWEVNEPEELETVLGTLEGIQEEFNGSRSDDVRVSLADLIVLGGNAAVEEAAAEAGHDVEVPFEPGRTDATQERTDVESFEPLEPKVDGFRNYLGDSDEFDDFNGTHEDRLVDKAHLLNLSVPEMTVLVGGMRALGATYGDSDRGVLTDEPGTLSNDFFVNLLDMDYEWEAVDEDGERFEIRDRETGDVEWEATRFDLIFGSNARLRAYADVYGADDGEEKFVEDFVDAWSKVMRLDRFDLE from the coding sequence ATGCCCTGGTCCAATCAGGAGTGGTGGCCGAATCTACTGAGACTTGACGTTCTGGACGACAACGCCGCGGACCTCGGTCCGTACGGCGAGGACTTCGATTACGCGGAGGAGTTCGAGAAACTCGACCTCGAGGAGGTGAAGGCGGACATCGAGGAGGTGATGACGACGCCCCAGGAGTGGTGGCCGGCCGACTACGGCCACTACGGGCCGCTGTTCATCCGGATGGCGTGGCACAGCGCCGGCACGTACCGGACCCTCGACGGCCGCGCCGGCGCATCGGGCGGTCTCCAGCGCCTCCCGCCGGAGAGCAGCTGGCCGGACAACGTGAACCTCGACAAGGCGCGGCGCCTGCTCCAGCCGGTCAAACAGAAGCACGGCCGCAGGCTCTCGTGGGCCGACCTGATCGTCCTAGCCGGGAACGTCGCCCTGGAGTCGATGGGCTTCGAGACGTTCGGCTTCGCCGGCGGCCGCGACGACGCGTTCAAGTCCAACGAGGCCACCGAGTGGGGTCCCGAAACCGAGTTCGAGACGACCTCGCCCGAGCGGTTCCACGACGAGGAGGTGGGCGACCTCAAGGACCCGCTGGCGAACACCGTGATGGGACTCATCTACGTGAACCCGGAGGGTCCGTACGGCGAACCGGACCTCGAGGGGTCGGCGAAGAACATCCGCAACGAGTTCGAGCGCATGGCGATGGACGACGAGGAGACGGTCGCGTTGATCGCCGGCGGCCACACCTTCGGGAAGGTCCACGGTGCCGACGACGAGACGGAGGTCGGTCCCGAACCCGAAGCGGCGCCCATCGAGGAACAGGGCCTCGGCTGGCAGCACGACTTCGAGAAGGCCGGGATGATCACCAGCGGCATCGAGGGACCGTGGAACGACACCCCGATCCAGTGGGACATGGGCTACGTCGACAACCTGCTCGACTACGAGTGGGAACCCCACAAGGGACCCGGCGGCGCGTGGCAGTGGCAGCCCGCCAGCGAGGAGGAGCGCGAGGCCATCGAGAAGGCACCGCCAGCCCAGGCGTTCGGCGGGTCCGAACAGCCGATGATGCTGACGACGGACGTCGCCCTGAAGCACGACGAGGACTACCTGGAGGTCCTGGAACACTTCCAGGAGAACCCCGGGGCGTTCCAGGAGGCCTTCGCGCGGGCGTGGTACAAGCTCCTTCACCGGGACATGGGCCCGCCGGAGCGCTATCTCGGCCCTGAGGTTCCCGACGAGGAGATGCTCTGGCAGGACCCGCTCCCCGACGCGGACTACGAGCCCATCGGCGAGGCGGAGGTCGCCGAACTCAAAACGGAGGTTCTCGACTCCGAGTTGACCGTCTCCCAGCTGGCCAAGACCGCGTGGGCGTCGGCGTCGACGTACCGCGACAGCGACAAGCGCGGCGGCGCCAACGGTGCCCGCATCCGTCTCGAACCGCAGCGGAGCTGGGAGGTCAACGAGCCCGAGGAACTGGAGACCGTACTGGGGACCCTCGAAGGGATCCAAGAGGAGTTCAACGGGTCGCGCTCCGACGACGTGCGCGTCTCGCTGGCCGACCTCATCGTCCTGGGCGGCAACGCGGCCGTCGAGGAGGCGGCCGCCGAGGCCGGTCACGACGTCGAGGTCCCGTTCGAACCCGGGCGGACGGACGCCACCCAGGAGCGGACCGACGTCGAATCCTTCGAGCCGCTCGAACCGAAGGTCGACGGCTTCCGGAACTACCTCGGTGACTCCGATGAGTTCGACGACTTCAACGGCACCCACGAGGATCGGCTGGTCGACAAGGCCCATCTGCTGAACCTGTCCGTGCCCGAGATGACGGTGCTGGTCGGCGGCATGCGTGCGCTGGGTGCGACCTACGGGGACTCCGACCGCGGCGTCCTCACCGACGAACCGGGCACGTTGAGCAACGACTTCTTCGTGAACCTGCTCGACATGGATTACGAGTGGGAGGCCGTCGACGAGGACGGAGAGCGCTTCGAGATCCGCGACCGCGAGACGGGCGACGTCGAGTGGGAGGCCACCCGCTTCGATCTCATCTTCGGCTCGAACGCCCGGCTTCGCGCCTACGCCGACGTCTACGGCGCCGACGACGGCGAGGAGAAGTTCGTCGAGGACTTCGTCGACGCCTGGAGCAAGGTGATGCGGCTGGACCGCTTCGACCTCGAGTAG
- a CDS encoding aminopeptidase codes for MDDRIREHAEVLVDWSARIEPGDDVVVGVAEDAHDLAVAVAEKLGEVGANVVTTYDSGEVSRAYLRAHDGEFEAGDHELAMAEAADAFLRLGGGRNTTATADVDSDTMQAYSRARTDLREARMDTDWVSTVHPTRSLAQQASMAYEEYQEFVYDAVLRDWESLAERMAEMKTILDEGSEVRLVKEREDQPPTDVTMSVEGRTAVNSAASVAYDSHNLPSGEVFTAPYDTAGEVFFDVPMTINSKRVRGVRLVFEDGEVVEFAAEQGEDEIESVLETDDGARRLGELGIGMNRGIDRFTDNILFDEKMGDTVHLALGRAYDSNLPDGEEGNHSAVHVDMITDVSEASRIEVDGEVVQRDGVFRFEEEFEG; via the coding sequence ATGGACGACCGCATACGCGAGCACGCCGAGGTGCTGGTCGACTGGAGCGCGCGCATCGAACCCGGCGACGACGTCGTCGTCGGCGTCGCCGAGGACGCCCACGACCTGGCGGTCGCAGTCGCCGAGAAACTCGGTGAGGTCGGCGCCAACGTCGTGACCACCTACGACTCCGGGGAGGTCTCGCGGGCCTACCTGCGGGCTCACGACGGCGAGTTCGAGGCCGGCGACCACGAACTGGCGATGGCGGAGGCGGCCGACGCCTTCCTCCGTCTCGGCGGCGGCCGGAACACGACGGCGACGGCCGATGTCGACAGCGACACGATGCAGGCCTACTCGCGGGCCCGCACCGACCTCCGGGAGGCCCGGATGGACACCGACTGGGTCTCGACCGTCCACCCCACGCGGAGCCTCGCTCAGCAGGCCAGCATGGCCTACGAGGAGTACCAGGAGTTCGTCTACGACGCCGTGTTGCGGGACTGGGAGTCACTCGCCGAGCGGATGGCCGAGATGAAGACCATCCTCGACGAGGGCAGCGAGGTCCGACTCGTCAAGGAGCGAGAGGACCAGCCGCCGACGGACGTTACCATGTCCGTCGAGGGCCGGACGGCAGTCAACTCCGCGGCGTCGGTCGCCTACGACTCCCACAATCTTCCATCCGGCGAAGTGTTCACCGCCCCCTACGACACCGCCGGCGAGGTGTTCTTCGACGTGCCGATGACCATCAACTCGAAACGCGTCCGGGGGGTCAGACTGGTCTTCGAGGACGGCGAGGTGGTCGAGTTCGCCGCCGAGCAGGGCGAAGACGAGATAGAGAGCGTCCTCGAAACCGACGACGGGGCCCGCCGACTGGGGGAACTCGGCATCGGGATGAACCGGGGCATCGACCGGTTCACCGACAACATCCTCTTCGACGAGAAGATGGGCGACACCGTCCACCTCGCCCTGGGCCGGGCCTACGACTCGAACCTCCCCGACGGCGAGGAGGGCAACCACTCGGCCGTCCACGTCGACATGATAACGGATGTCTCGGAGGCTTCCCGCATCGAGGTCGACGGCGAGGTGGTGCAGCGCGACGGTGTGTTCCGGTTCGAGGAAGAGTTCGAGGGGTAG
- a CDS encoding matrixin family metalloprotease: MDARVAALGLALLVVLSGCTGLADTGLVGDEWEGDPDNHWRSEVLNVSYAGDDDRDYGPLVREALAYWTVNSEQYAGYDVAFRVADEEASADIHVRFVGDVGDCGPHADENTAGCAPVLTEHGQVDRPVGVEVRTGLSDESTVRVLEHELGHTLGLTHADEPGSVMRAESQLTTQPETNATERALPWRTERLAVYTDYGDVPPDERNATDRQVRAALGYFAEGADGTVPSGIRFYRVESADEADVVVEVTDESDCRGGTGSCGTLSGSDPDGDGALEQYTGLRIVVVDLDTPAVGWHVGRWLGAGFGHDAESDYPEPLRENASYEQRRSEWWQE, translated from the coding sequence GGGAGGGCGACCCGGACAACCACTGGCGCTCGGAGGTCCTCAACGTGAGCTATGCAGGCGACGACGACCGCGACTACGGGCCGCTGGTCCGCGAGGCGCTGGCCTACTGGACCGTCAACAGCGAGCAGTACGCCGGCTACGACGTCGCCTTCCGGGTCGCCGACGAGGAGGCGTCGGCCGACATCCACGTCCGGTTCGTCGGCGATGTCGGCGACTGCGGTCCGCACGCCGACGAGAACACGGCCGGCTGTGCGCCGGTCCTCACCGAGCACGGACAGGTCGACCGTCCGGTCGGCGTCGAGGTGCGGACGGGCCTCTCCGACGAGTCGACGGTCCGGGTCCTGGAACACGAACTCGGCCACACGCTGGGGCTGACCCACGCCGACGAGCCGGGGTCGGTGATGCGCGCCGAGAGCCAGTTGACCACCCAACCGGAGACGAACGCGACCGAGCGGGCCCTCCCGTGGCGGACCGAGCGCCTCGCCGTCTACACCGACTACGGGGACGTCCCACCAGACGAGCGGAACGCGACCGACCGGCAGGTCCGCGCGGCGCTGGGCTACTTCGCCGAGGGCGCCGACGGGACCGTCCCCTCGGGAATCCGCTTCTACCGCGTCGAGTCCGCCGACGAGGCCGACGTGGTCGTCGAGGTGACCGACGAGAGCGACTGTCGGGGCGGCACCGGTTCCTGCGGGACGCTCTCGGGATCGGACCCCGACGGCGACGGCGCGCTGGAGCAGTACACCGGGCTCCGCATCGTCGTCGTCGACCTCGACACGCCGGCGGTCGGGTGGCACGTCGGCCGCTGGCTCGGGGCCGGCTTCGGCCACGACGCCGAGAGCGACTACCCCGAACCGCTTCGGGAGAACGCCAGTTACGAACAGCGCCGCAGCGAGTGGTGGCAGGAGTGA